From one Tsukamurella tyrosinosolvens genomic stretch:
- a CDS encoding LGFP repeat-containing protein: protein MRIARTTLTTFVAVAAAALVAAAPAMADPAAPAVPAVPVAPAGAPAAPAAAAPAAPAAPAAAAPAAAAPAATPAAAGTPLVSTANAVPASAQPALTELAKIPGVQQILATGQLPTTDVATLVKMFGSDPNAQKLLGQLLAGQAAATTPAADTKPDEPLKFAVTGAINDTFTKDGGQKKYGQPLGVEKDVAGGSKVQEFTNGTIYWNPKVNGGKAAGVTGAIRDLYVKQGGPTGKLGFPLMSELSVGGPTAGSVAGAYNDFQNGSIVWSPEYGAHVVSGKIKDQWVKGGGAFGMGYPKGDVKNGAQEFTKGGVLKG from the coding sequence ATGCGGATCGCACGCACCACCTTGACCACGTTCGTGGCGGTCGCCGCGGCTGCCCTCGTCGCTGCGGCTCCCGCGATGGCCGATCCCGCCGCGCCCGCCGTCCCCGCGGTTCCGGTCGCCCCCGCCGGCGCCCCGGCCGCTCCGGCTGCGGCAGCGCCCGCCGCCCCGGCAGCACCTGCCGCTGCGGCACCGGCAGCTGCCGCCCCCGCGGCGACGCCCGCCGCGGCCGGCACGCCGCTCGTCTCCACGGCGAACGCCGTGCCCGCCTCCGCGCAGCCCGCGCTCACCGAGCTCGCGAAGATCCCCGGCGTCCAGCAGATCCTCGCGACCGGGCAGCTGCCCACCACCGACGTGGCGACGCTGGTCAAGATGTTCGGCAGCGACCCGAACGCGCAGAAGCTCCTCGGCCAGCTGCTCGCCGGCCAGGCCGCGGCGACCACGCCCGCCGCCGACACCAAGCCGGACGAGCCGCTGAAGTTCGCGGTCACGGGCGCGATCAACGACACCTTCACCAAGGACGGCGGCCAGAAGAAGTACGGCCAGCCCCTCGGCGTCGAGAAGGACGTCGCGGGCGGATCGAAGGTGCAGGAGTTCACCAACGGCACCATCTACTGGAACCCGAAGGTCAACGGCGGCAAGGCGGCCGGCGTCACCGGCGCGATCCGTGACCTCTACGTCAAGCAGGGCGGCCCCACCGGCAAGCTGGGCTTCCCGCTGATGAGCGAGCTCTCCGTCGGCGGCCCGACGGCCGGATCCGTCGCGGGTGCGTACAACGACTTCCAGAACGGCTCGATCGTCTGGTCGCCCGAGTACGGCGCGCACGTCGTCTCCGGCAAGATCAAGGACCAGTGGGTCAAGGGCGGCGGCGCCTTCGGCATGGGCTACCCGAAGGGCGACGTCAAGAACGGCGCCCAGGAATTCACCAAGGGCGGCGTCCTCAAGGGCTGA
- a CDS encoding RsmB/NOP family class I SAM-dependent RNA methyltransferase: MGARRPGRVRHHPRRRPVTDPARSAALETLAAVRERGAYANLVLPGLLRDKRLKGRDAAFATELTYGTCRAQGLLDAVIESASGRPVADIDGPVLDGLRLGVYQLLRTRVGAHAAVSETVDAVKATSGRGAAGFANAVLRKVSKDDEDTWVARVAPPAADDLIGHLAMQYAHPRWIAEAFWESLRANGINSMGQLQALLASDDSRPPVHLVARPGEISAEELALIVEGETGRLSPYAVYLPGGDPGALEPVRDGLAGVQDEGSQLVARAAAVAPLEGPDGGRWLDLCAGPGGKAALLGSLAAIDDARVDAVEPAEHRAELVRKAVRGLPVAVHVADGRASGLEPGYDRVLVDAPCSGIGALRRRPEARWRKKPSDVADLTVLQRELLTAAAELTRPGGVVLYATCSPHVAETLGIVGDDELLAAAGLERIDTRPLVPETDLPLGDGPHVQLWPHLHGTDGMFFQALRKR; encoded by the coding sequence CTGGGCGCGCGGCGCCCGGGTCGAGTCCGGCACCATCCTCGGAGGCGACCAGTGACCGATCCTGCGCGCAGCGCTGCGCTCGAAACCCTCGCCGCGGTCCGCGAGCGGGGCGCGTACGCCAACCTGGTGCTGCCCGGCCTGCTCCGGGACAAGCGGCTCAAGGGCCGCGACGCGGCCTTCGCGACCGAGCTCACCTACGGCACCTGCCGCGCCCAGGGGCTGCTCGACGCGGTCATCGAGAGCGCCTCCGGGCGGCCCGTCGCCGACATCGACGGGCCCGTGCTCGACGGGCTGCGCCTGGGTGTCTACCAGCTGCTGCGCACGCGAGTGGGGGCGCACGCCGCCGTCTCGGAGACGGTGGACGCGGTCAAGGCGACCTCCGGGCGCGGCGCCGCCGGCTTCGCCAACGCGGTGCTGCGGAAGGTGTCCAAGGACGACGAGGACACCTGGGTCGCCCGGGTGGCCCCGCCCGCCGCGGACGACCTGATCGGGCACCTCGCGATGCAGTACGCGCACCCGCGGTGGATCGCCGAGGCGTTCTGGGAATCGCTGCGCGCCAACGGTATCAACTCGATGGGGCAGCTGCAGGCGCTGCTCGCCTCCGACGATTCCCGGCCGCCCGTGCACCTCGTCGCGCGGCCGGGGGAGATCTCGGCGGAGGAGCTCGCGCTCATCGTCGAGGGGGAGACCGGCCGGCTCTCGCCCTACGCGGTGTACCTGCCCGGCGGCGACCCGGGCGCGCTCGAACCCGTCCGCGACGGCCTCGCGGGGGTGCAGGACGAGGGCTCGCAGCTGGTGGCCCGTGCCGCCGCCGTCGCGCCGCTCGAGGGGCCCGACGGTGGCCGCTGGCTCGACCTGTGCGCCGGGCCGGGCGGGAAGGCCGCGCTCCTCGGCTCGCTCGCCGCGATCGACGACGCCCGGGTCGACGCCGTCGAACCCGCCGAGCACCGCGCGGAACTGGTCCGCAAGGCGGTTCGCGGTCTACCCGTGGCCGTGCATGTGGCCGACGGCCGCGCGTCGGGGCTGGAGCCGGGCTACGACCGCGTGCTGGTCGACGCCCCGTGCTCGGGGATCGGTGCCCTGCGCCGGCGGCCCGAGGCGCGCTGGCGCAAGAAGCCCTCCGACGTCGCGGACCTGACGGTGCTGCAGCGCGAGCTGCTGACCGCGGCCGCGGAACTCACCCGGCCGGGCGGCGTGGTGCTCTACGCGACCTGCTCGCCGCACGTGGCCGAGACGCTCGGCATCGTCGGCGACGACGAGCTGCTCGCGGCCGCCGGACTGGAGCGGATCGACACCCGCCCGCTGGTCCCGGAGACGGACCTCCCGCTCGGCGACGGCCCGCACGTCCAGCTCTGGCCGCACCTCCACGGCACCGACGGCATGTTCTTCCAGGCGCTCCGCAAGCGCTAG
- a CDS encoding methionyl-tRNA formyltransferase — protein sequence MRLLFAGTPEPAVPALRALLASDHEVVGVLTRPDARSGRGRGVRRSPVGQVADEAGIPVLTPATLRDPEARAAIVDLAPDCCPVVAYGGMIPPDLLDVPVHGWINLHFSLLPAWRGAAPVQAALEAGDEVTGASTFRIEAGLDTGPVFGVLTERIRPDDTATVLLARLAEHGAELLTRTVDGVEAGALQAQPQSADDVSHAPKVTVDAARVRFDLPAGAVDRHIRAMTDAPGAWVPLGDARLKLGPAVVDAESERLAPGELRVTKREVHVGTATAPLRLGTVQPPGKKPMPAADWARGARVESGTILGGDQ from the coding sequence ATGCGGCTCCTCTTCGCGGGCACCCCCGAGCCCGCCGTCCCGGCGCTGCGCGCGCTCCTCGCCTCCGACCACGAGGTGGTCGGCGTGCTCACCCGGCCCGACGCCCGCTCGGGCCGCGGGCGCGGCGTGCGGCGCTCGCCCGTCGGGCAGGTCGCCGACGAGGCGGGGATCCCCGTGCTCACCCCCGCCACCCTGCGCGACCCGGAGGCTCGGGCGGCGATCGTCGACCTGGCGCCGGACTGCTGCCCGGTGGTCGCGTACGGCGGGATGATCCCGCCCGACCTGCTGGACGTCCCCGTCCACGGATGGATCAACCTGCACTTCTCGCTGCTCCCCGCGTGGCGCGGCGCGGCGCCGGTCCAGGCGGCGCTCGAGGCCGGCGACGAGGTCACCGGCGCTTCCACCTTCCGCATCGAGGCGGGCCTCGACACCGGGCCCGTGTTCGGCGTGCTCACCGAGCGGATCCGGCCCGACGACACCGCGACGGTGCTGCTCGCGCGCCTCGCCGAGCACGGCGCGGAGCTGCTAACCCGCACCGTCGACGGGGTGGAGGCCGGCGCGCTGCAGGCCCAGCCCCAGTCCGCCGACGACGTCTCGCATGCGCCGAAGGTGACCGTCGACGCCGCGCGGGTGCGCTTCGACCTGCCCGCCGGCGCCGTCGACCGGCACATCCGCGCGATGACCGACGCGCCCGGCGCGTGGGTGCCGCTCGGGGATGCCCGGCTCAAGCTCGGGCCCGCCGTCGTGGACGCCGAGTCCGAGCGGCTGGCCCCCGGCGAGCTGCGCGTCACCAAGCGCGAGGTCCACGTGGGCACCGCCACGGCGCCGCTGCGGCTCGGCACCGTCCAGCCGCCCGGCAAGAAGCCCATGCCCGCCGCCGACTGGGCGCGCGGCGCCCGGGTCGAGTCCGGCACCATCCTCGGAGGCGACCAGTGA
- the def gene encoding peptide deformylase produces the protein MSVLPVRIYPDPVLRTPADEVTVFDADLARLVDDMIDTMHHHNGAGLAAPQVGVSKRVFVYGCGGREGHLINPVWRAVGDEMQTAAEGCLSIPEVRGDCTRHMHVVAEGVDVTGAPVTIEATEILARCIQHESDHLDGVLYLSRLAPEERKAVMRVIRSSPWFTDPAATLAAGAGGLA, from the coding sequence ATGAGTGTGCTCCCCGTTCGCATCTATCCCGACCCCGTGCTGCGCACGCCCGCCGACGAGGTGACGGTCTTCGATGCCGACCTCGCGCGGCTGGTGGACGACATGATCGACACGATGCACCACCACAACGGCGCCGGCCTGGCCGCGCCGCAGGTGGGCGTGAGCAAGCGGGTGTTCGTGTACGGCTGCGGCGGCCGGGAGGGCCACCTGATCAACCCGGTGTGGCGGGCCGTCGGCGACGAGATGCAGACCGCGGCCGAGGGCTGCCTGTCGATCCCGGAGGTGCGCGGCGACTGCACCCGGCACATGCACGTCGTGGCTGAGGGCGTCGACGTCACCGGCGCGCCCGTGACCATCGAGGCGACCGAGATCCTCGCCCGCTGCATCCAGCACGAGAGCGACCACCTCGACGGCGTCCTGTACCTGAGCCGGCTCGCCCCCGAGGAGCGGAAGGCCGTGATGCGCGTCATCCGCAGCTCCCCGTGGTTCACGGACCCCGCCGCCACACTCGCCGCCGGCGCGGGAGGCCTCGCCTGA
- a CDS encoding alpha/beta hydrolase family protein translates to MQLARARRPLIGAAVCLSVLFGTACTTTVQGGTGAPSSSAPASPSASYPPMNAASLVGKFPVTQPQRIVYPTPDGAPDPEQNYGELYLPANPALQQNPSGGPLSARTTIQLPAQIPVVVLLHGGGWRTPSAAGSMSEMARSLVSHGVAVWNVEYRRIGAGGGYPVTLTDTAAAIDFLQTVKAQYAPNLDLNDVVVAGHSAGGQLAVWASARSMLTPGAMGSVPAVTPAAVVSMGGVLDMRRAVADGNVNTRLFLGLPDEFPQQFAVADPIQNINPKVPVTCFNGTADRIVRPAGCEAFVAALKAKGGRGETVLLPGAGHNIYLPSQSQNRYWPVVQKAILGYVDEFRPRG, encoded by the coding sequence GTGCAGCTCGCGCGCGCCCGGCGGCCGCTGATCGGCGCCGCCGTATGCCTTTCCGTGCTCTTCGGCACGGCGTGCACCACCACCGTGCAGGGTGGGACCGGTGCTCCGTCGTCGTCGGCGCCCGCGTCCCCCTCGGCCTCGTACCCGCCGATGAACGCGGCGTCGCTCGTCGGCAAGTTCCCGGTGACGCAGCCGCAGCGCATCGTCTACCCCACCCCGGACGGCGCTCCGGATCCCGAGCAGAACTACGGCGAGCTGTACCTGCCCGCCAATCCGGCGCTGCAGCAGAACCCGTCTGGCGGCCCGCTCAGCGCCCGCACGACGATCCAGCTCCCCGCGCAGATCCCCGTCGTGGTGCTCCTGCACGGCGGCGGCTGGCGCACGCCGTCCGCGGCGGGATCGATGTCGGAGATGGCGCGCTCGCTGGTCAGCCACGGCGTCGCCGTGTGGAACGTCGAGTACCGCCGGATCGGGGCGGGCGGCGGTTACCCCGTCACGCTCACCGACACCGCCGCGGCGATCGACTTCCTGCAGACGGTGAAGGCGCAGTACGCGCCGAACCTGGACCTGAACGACGTGGTCGTCGCCGGACACTCCGCCGGCGGCCAGCTGGCCGTGTGGGCCTCGGCCCGGTCGATGCTCACGCCCGGCGCGATGGGCAGCGTTCCCGCGGTGACCCCCGCGGCGGTGGTCTCGATGGGCGGCGTGCTCGACATGCGCCGCGCGGTGGCCGACGGCAACGTCAACACGCGGCTCTTCCTCGGCCTGCCGGACGAGTTCCCGCAGCAGTTCGCGGTGGCCGACCCGATCCAGAACATCAACCCCAAGGTCCCGGTCACGTGCTTCAACGGCACCGCGGACCGCATCGTCCGGCCCGCCGGGTGCGAGGCCTTCGTGGCCGCGCTGAAGGCCAAGGGCGGCCGCGGTGAGACCGTGCTGCTGCCCGGCGCGGGGCACAACATCTACCTCCCGTCGCAGTCCCAGAACCGGTACTGGCCGGTCGTGCAGAAGGCGATCCTGGGCTACGTCGACGAGTTCCGGCCGCGCGGGTGA
- the gdhA gene encoding NADP-specific glutamate dehydrogenase, translating into MAHVEGTLGTLYDEVLRRNPGETEFHQAAKEVLDSLAPVVTKHPEYVDAAVIRRLCEPERQIIFRVPWQDDNGNVQLNRGFRVEFNSALGPFKGGLRFHPSVYLGIVKFLGFEQIFKNSLTGLPIGGGKGGSDFDPKGRSDGEIMRFCQSFMTELYRHIGEYTDVPAGDIGVGGREIGYLFGQYKRITNRYESGVLTGKGLTWGGSQVRTEATGYGAVFFLGEMLKTQGDSFEGKRVVVSGSGNVAVYATEKVEQLGGTVIACSDSSGYVVDEKGIDLELLKDVKERRRARIDVYAAERGAIFVPGGSVWDVPCDIALPCATQNELDGDAADRLIKNGTNFVAEGANMPCTPDAVKLFAEAKVSFAPGKAANAGGVATSALEMQQNASRDSWSFDYTEDRLADIMRGIHDRCLETADEYGSPGDYVTGANIAGFIRVANAMLALGVV; encoded by the coding sequence ATGGCGCACGTTGAGGGCACGCTGGGGACGCTGTACGACGAGGTCCTCCGGCGGAACCCCGGGGAGACCGAGTTCCACCAGGCCGCGAAGGAGGTCCTCGACTCGCTCGCGCCGGTGGTCACCAAGCACCCCGAGTACGTCGACGCGGCCGTCATCCGCCGCCTCTGCGAGCCCGAGCGCCAGATCATCTTCCGCGTGCCGTGGCAGGACGACAACGGCAACGTGCAGCTCAACCGCGGCTTCCGTGTCGAGTTCAACTCCGCACTCGGCCCCTTCAAGGGCGGCCTGCGGTTCCACCCGTCGGTGTACCTGGGCATCGTCAAGTTCCTCGGCTTCGAGCAGATCTTCAAGAACTCGCTGACGGGCCTGCCGATCGGCGGCGGCAAGGGCGGCTCGGACTTCGACCCCAAGGGCCGCAGCGACGGCGAGATCATGCGCTTCTGCCAGTCCTTCATGACGGAGCTCTACCGCCACATCGGCGAGTACACCGACGTCCCCGCGGGCGACATCGGTGTGGGCGGCCGCGAGATCGGGTACCTGTTCGGCCAGTACAAGCGGATCACCAACCGCTACGAGTCGGGCGTCCTCACCGGCAAGGGCCTCACCTGGGGCGGTTCGCAGGTGCGCACCGAGGCCACCGGCTACGGCGCGGTGTTCTTCCTGGGCGAGATGCTCAAGACGCAGGGCGACTCCTTCGAGGGCAAGCGGGTCGTGGTCTCCGGCTCCGGCAACGTCGCCGTGTACGCGACGGAGAAGGTCGAGCAGTTGGGCGGCACCGTCATCGCGTGCTCCGATTCGTCGGGCTACGTGGTGGACGAGAAGGGCATCGACCTGGAGCTGCTCAAGGACGTCAAGGAGCGCCGCCGTGCGCGGATCGACGTCTACGCGGCCGAGCGCGGCGCGATCTTCGTGCCCGGCGGGTCGGTCTGGGACGTACCGTGCGACATCGCGCTCCCCTGCGCCACCCAGAACGAGCTCGACGGCGACGCCGCCGACCGGCTCATCAAGAACGGCACGAACTTCGTCGCGGAGGGCGCCAACATGCCGTGCACCCCGGACGCCGTGAAGCTCTTCGCCGAGGCCAAGGTCTCCTTCGCGCCGGGCAAGGCGGCCAACGCCGGCGGCGTCGCCACCAGCGCGCTGGAGATGCAGCAGAACGCCTCCCGCGACTCCTGGTCCTTCGACTACACCGAGGACCGGCTCGCCGACATCATGCGCGGCATCCACGACCGCTGCCTGGAGACGGCCGACGAGTACGGCAGCCCCGGCGACTACGTGACCGGCGCGAACATCGCCGGCTTCATCCGCGTCGCGAACGCGATGCTCGCCCTCGGCGTCGTCTGA
- a CDS encoding Lrp/AsnC family transcriptional regulator: MADGAEHPGLDDFDRRILQVLAEDGRISMRALAERVHVSRANAYVRVERLERSGVIRGYAARVDHERAGYGTSAYIGLSIRQDAWKGVAEHLSELPYVEHFALVGGDFDVLLLVRTPDNAALRDVVLVSLQALDGVRSTRTWLIFDEADGPGALGPPDPGTVG, encoded by the coding sequence ATGGCGGACGGTGCCGAGCACCCGGGTCTGGACGACTTCGACCGGCGGATCCTGCAGGTGCTGGCGGAGGACGGCCGCATCTCGATGCGGGCGCTCGCCGAGCGCGTGCACGTCTCGCGGGCCAACGCCTACGTGCGCGTCGAGCGGCTGGAACGCAGCGGGGTGATCCGCGGCTACGCGGCTCGGGTCGACCACGAGCGGGCGGGCTACGGCACGTCGGCGTACATCGGGCTGTCGATTCGCCAGGACGCGTGGAAGGGCGTCGCCGAGCACCTCAGCGAGCTGCCCTACGTCGAGCACTTCGCCCTGGTCGGCGGCGATTTCGACGTGCTCCTCCTGGTGCGGACCCCGGACAACGCGGCGCTGCGCGACGTCGTGCTCGTGAGCCTGCAGGCGCTCGACGGCGTGCGCTCCACCCGCACGTGGCTGATCTTCGACGAGGCCGACGGCCCGGGCGCGCTCGGACCGCCCGATCCCGGCACCGTCGGGTAG
- the pdhA gene encoding pyruvate dehydrogenase (acetyl-transferring) E1 component subunit alpha — translation MTTTSDLAGEPTYRKFLPADTPVQYLDEAGELTDSHARYPHPDDDRMVEMYRRMVLGRRFDAQATALTKQGRLAVYPSSHGQDACQIAAAMCLRPTDWMFPTYRDSVALAARGVDPVQVLTLLAGDWHCGYDPAALRTAPQCTPLATQLLHAAGVAHAEHLRGTDTIALALCGDGGTSEGDFHEALNFAAVFHAPVVFLVQNNGFAISVPLSRQTAAPSLAHKGVGYGIGSEQVDGNDPIAMLGVMQEAAHFVRSGNGPVIVEAHTYRIDAHTNADDATRYRTSAEVEEWLRRDPITRLETHLRARGRIDDAVVAAVAEEAEAAAADLRDRMNADRPVDPADLFRHVYAEPTPQLREQQAQVEAELAAAAATEED, via the coding sequence GTGACCACCACCAGCGACCTCGCGGGCGAGCCGACGTACCGGAAGTTCCTTCCGGCCGACACGCCCGTGCAGTACCTCGACGAGGCGGGCGAGCTCACCGACTCGCACGCGCGCTACCCGCACCCCGACGACGACCGGATGGTCGAGATGTACCGCCGCATGGTGCTGGGGCGGCGGTTCGACGCGCAGGCGACGGCGCTGACGAAGCAGGGCCGGCTCGCCGTCTACCCGTCCTCGCACGGGCAGGACGCGTGCCAGATCGCCGCGGCGATGTGCCTGCGCCCGACGGACTGGATGTTCCCGACGTACCGCGATTCGGTGGCGCTCGCCGCCCGTGGCGTGGACCCGGTGCAGGTGCTGACCCTGCTGGCCGGCGACTGGCACTGCGGCTACGACCCCGCGGCCCTGCGCACGGCGCCGCAGTGCACGCCGCTCGCCACGCAGCTGCTGCACGCCGCCGGCGTGGCCCACGCCGAGCACTTGCGCGGCACCGACACCATCGCGCTCGCCCTGTGCGGCGACGGCGGCACCAGCGAGGGCGACTTCCACGAGGCGCTGAACTTCGCCGCCGTCTTCCACGCGCCCGTCGTCTTCCTCGTGCAGAACAACGGTTTCGCGATCAGCGTGCCGCTCTCCCGGCAGACCGCCGCGCCGAGCCTGGCGCACAAGGGCGTGGGGTACGGCATCGGCTCCGAACAGGTGGACGGCAACGACCCGATCGCCATGCTGGGCGTGATGCAGGAGGCGGCGCACTTCGTCCGGTCCGGCAACGGGCCCGTCATCGTCGAGGCCCACACCTACCGCATCGACGCGCACACCAACGCCGACGACGCGACCCGGTACCGGACGTCCGCGGAGGTCGAGGAGTGGCTGCGCCGCGACCCGATCACCCGGCTGGAGACCCACCTCCGGGCGCGCGGCCGGATCGACGACGCGGTCGTCGCCGCGGTCGCCGAGGAGGCCGAGGCGGCCGCCGCCGACCTGCGCGACCGGATGAACGCCGACCGCCCCGTCGATCCCGCCGACCTGTTCCGGCACGTCTACGCCGAGCCGACCCCGCAGCTGCGCGAGCAGCAGGCGCAGGTGGAGGCCGAGCTCGCCGCCGCCGCGGCCACCGAGGAGGACTGA
- a CDS encoding alpha-ketoacid dehydrogenase subunit beta has product MPRHTMAQALNTALRDALAADPDVVVFGEDVGTLGGVFRVTDGLTREFGADRCFDTPLAESGIVGFAVGMTMAGFKPVVEMQFDAFAYPAFEQIVSHVAKLRNRTRGALSVPMVIRVPYAGGIGGVEHHCDSSEAYYVHTPGLKVAAPATVGDAYTLLRRAIDDPDPVVLLEPKRLYFASAEADLTVGAPMGRAVVRREGRDATLVAYGPSVDVALDAAAAAAEDGISLEVVDLRTLVPFDDEAVAASVRRTGRCVVVQEAQGFAGVGAEIAARVQERCFHHLHAPVLRVSGFDIPYPPPKLERLHLPGVDRILDAVDRLQWDDRVDARWAVAP; this is encoded by the coding sequence ATGCCCCGTCACACCATGGCCCAGGCCCTGAACACCGCGCTGCGCGACGCCCTCGCCGCGGATCCCGACGTGGTGGTCTTCGGCGAGGACGTCGGCACCCTCGGCGGGGTCTTCCGCGTCACCGACGGACTCACCCGCGAATTCGGCGCCGACCGCTGCTTCGACACGCCGCTCGCCGAATCGGGCATCGTCGGCTTCGCCGTCGGGATGACCATGGCGGGATTCAAGCCAGTGGTCGAGATGCAGTTCGACGCCTTCGCCTACCCCGCGTTCGAACAGATCGTCTCGCACGTCGCCAAGCTGCGCAATCGCACCCGCGGCGCGCTCTCGGTGCCGATGGTGATCCGCGTGCCCTACGCCGGCGGCATCGGCGGCGTCGAGCACCACTGCGATTCGAGCGAGGCGTACTACGTCCACACGCCCGGGTTGAAGGTCGCGGCGCCCGCCACCGTCGGCGACGCGTACACCCTGCTGCGGCGCGCGATCGACGATCCCGACCCCGTCGTCCTCCTCGAACCCAAGCGTCTCTACTTCGCCTCGGCGGAGGCCGATCTCACCGTCGGCGCACCGATGGGCCGGGCCGTCGTGCGGCGCGAGGGCCGCGACGCGACGCTGGTCGCGTACGGCCCGTCGGTCGACGTCGCGCTCGACGCCGCGGCCGCCGCGGCGGAGGACGGGATCTCGCTCGAGGTGGTCGATCTGCGCACGCTGGTCCCCTTCGACGACGAGGCCGTGGCGGCGTCGGTGCGACGCACCGGCCGGTGCGTGGTGGTGCAGGAGGCGCAGGGCTTCGCCGGCGTCGGCGCCGAGATCGCGGCCCGCGTGCAGGAGCGCTGCTTCCACCACCTGCACGCGCCCGTGCTGCGGGTCAGCGGGTTCGACATCCCCTATCCCCCACCGAAGCTCGAGCGGCTGCACCTGCCCGGGGTGGACCGGATCCTGGACGCCGTCGACCGGCTGCAGTGGGACGACCGGGTCGACGCCCGTTGGGCGGTGGCACCGTGA
- a CDS encoding dihydrolipoamide acetyltransferase family protein produces the protein MSDQVFLLPDLGEGLTEADILSWRVGVGDTVTVDQVVVEVETAKAAVEVPVPFAGTVTALHGAPGATLRVGEPLISVGAPSPTTTAAPPLDEPSGNVLIGYGTSADKPARRRRAAAPPRTVASPPAPPREHEAPPRAQAAPAVARVISPVVRDLAREHGLDLSTVRPSGVGGVIRRADVDAALAARTAAPAHEGTAAGRSDVRIPLNGLRKAVADKLTTSRREIPEATTWVDVDATALLDARAAMNATLPGAERVGLLALLARLTVAALRRFPQLNASVDVDRRQIVQHGRVHLGIAAQTPRGLVVPVIADADTLTTVELARRLAETTALARDGALPPARLTGGTFTLNNYGVFGVDGSAPIINHPEAAILGIGRILDRPWVVDGAIVVRKVAQISLAFDHRVCDGGEAGGFLRLFADYVEDPVRALAYL, from the coding sequence GTGAGCGATCAGGTCTTCCTGCTCCCCGACCTCGGCGAGGGACTGACCGAGGCCGACATCCTGTCCTGGCGCGTGGGCGTCGGCGACACCGTGACGGTCGACCAGGTGGTCGTCGAGGTCGAGACCGCCAAGGCCGCCGTCGAGGTGCCGGTGCCGTTCGCGGGCACCGTCACCGCCCTCCACGGCGCGCCGGGCGCGACGCTGCGCGTGGGCGAGCCGCTGATCTCCGTGGGCGCCCCGAGCCCCACGACCACCGCCGCCCCGCCGCTCGACGAGCCGTCGGGGAACGTGCTCATCGGCTACGGGACGAGCGCGGACAAGCCAGCCCGCCGGCGACGCGCGGCGGCACCGCCGCGGACCGTCGCATCCCCGCCGGCCCCGCCCCGCGAGCACGAGGCCCCGCCCCGCGCGCAGGCGGCGCCGGCCGTCGCGCGGGTCATCTCGCCGGTGGTGCGCGACCTCGCGCGCGAGCACGGACTGGACCTGTCGACGGTGCGTCCCTCGGGCGTGGGCGGCGTCATCCGCCGCGCGGATGTCGACGCGGCCCTCGCCGCCCGCACGGCCGCCCCCGCGCACGAGGGAACGGCGGCGGGCCGGAGCGACGTCCGCATCCCGCTCAACGGCCTCCGCAAGGCCGTGGCGGACAAGCTGACCACCAGCCGCCGCGAGATCCCGGAGGCCACCACCTGGGTCGACGTCGACGCCACCGCGCTCCTCGACGCGCGGGCCGCGATGAACGCGACGCTCCCTGGCGCGGAGCGGGTGGGCCTGCTCGCACTGCTCGCGCGGCTCACGGTCGCTGCCCTGCGGCGGTTCCCCCAGCTCAACGCGTCCGTCGACGTCGATCGTCGGCAGATCGTCCAGCACGGGCGGGTGCATCTCGGCATCGCGGCGCAGACGCCGCGGGGGCTCGTGGTCCCCGTCATCGCGGACGCCGACACCCTGACCACGGTGGAGCTCGCACGGCGGCTGGCCGAGACCACCGCCCTCGCCCGGGACGGCGCGCTGCCGCCCGCGCGGCTCACCGGGGGCACGTTCACGCTCAACAACTACGGCGTCTTCGGCGTCGACGGTTCCGCACCGATCATCAACCACCCCGAGGCGGCGATCCTGGGGATCGGGCGGATCCTCGACCGGCCCTGGGTGGTCGACGGTGCCATCGTCGTTCGCAAGGTCGCCCAGATCTCCCTCGCTTTCGACCACCGCGTGTGCGACGGCGGCGAGGCGGGCGGCTTCCTACGGCTGTTCGCCGACTACGTCGAGGACCCGGTCCGGGCGCTCGCGTACCTCTGA